From a single Miscanthus floridulus cultivar M001 chromosome 8, ASM1932011v1, whole genome shotgun sequence genomic region:
- the LOC136473842 gene encoding uncharacterized protein: protein MACCRALALQLLPASAHSRARINLHRRIRCCAAAGDQVEAPQDAVLKAISQVASSKGRIAQTTNVIMGGTVTDDTTDEWLVLDKKVNTYPTVRGFTAIGTGGDDFVQSMVVAVESVIEERIPEGQISQKVSAKGKYVSVKIGPIRVVSKEQVQAVYNAMKKDERMKFFL, encoded by the exons ATGGCGTGCTGCCGGGCCCTCGCTCTCCAGCTCCTTCCCGCGTCCGCTCACTCCCGCGCCCGGATTAACCTCCACCGTCGCATCCGATGCTGTGCCGCCGCGGGCGACCAGGTGGAGGCGCCGCAGGACGCTGTGCTCAAGGCCATTTCTC AAGTAGCAAGTTCTAAAGGAAGAATTGCACAAACAACAAATGTTATCATGGGTGGTACTGTGACAGATGACACAACAGATGAATGGCTTGTTCTTGATAAAAAG GTAAATACTTATCCTACAGTTAGAGGGTTTACAGCAATTGGTACAGGAGGTGATGATTTTGTCCAGTCAATGGTTGTTGCTGTTGAATCAGTTATTGAAGAACGTATTCCTGAG GGTCAAATATCCCAGAAAGTGTCTGCAAAGGGGAAATATGTGTCTGTCAAAATTGGACCTATCCGTGTGGTTTCCAAGGAGCAG GTCCAAGCGGTGTACAATGCCATGAAGAAAGATGAGCGAATGAAATTCTTTTTGTGA